One stretch of Arachis hypogaea cultivar Tifrunner chromosome 20, arahy.Tifrunner.gnm2.J5K5, whole genome shotgun sequence DNA includes these proteins:
- the LOC112783231 gene encoding uncharacterized protein yields the protein MAAACKRLAQLSGFRSSTFNSSLRLFSAKGGIGDTTAITRGLEEQGLPKKQAEAITAEVWENFQESFWKRIEMLEESNQLKPKAEVESSQMKLQSEIEKLRIDMEINHNKLRLAIDEAKRTFKTELSSIENEAEGYSLKTILKVSVFVFLGQMGFFFLAEHIDSLI from the exons ATGGCTGCGGCTTGCAAGCGATTGGCTCAATTGTCGGGCTTTAGGTCCTCAACTTTCAACTCAAGTCTCAGATTATTTTCCGCAAAGGGAGGGATTGGTGATACAACCGCTATT ACTAGGGGACTTGAGGAGCAAGGACTGCCCAAAAAGCAGGCTGAGGCAATAACTGCTGAAGTTtgggaaaattttcaagaatcatTCTGGAAGAGG ATTGAAATGCTTGAAGAGTCCAATCAGTTGAAACCCAAAGCTGAAGTGGAGAGCTCACAG ATGAAGCTGCAAAGTGAGATTGAGAAACTGAGGATTGATATGGAGATTAATCACAATAAATTGAG GTTAGCCATAGATGAAGCTAAGAGGACTTTCAAAACAGAGTTGTCATCCATAGAAAATGAAGCTGAAGGATATTCTCTAAAAACTATTTTGAAAGTGTCTGTCTTTGTTTTTCTTGGCCAAATGGGTTTTTTTTTCTTGGCCGAACATATAGATAGTTTAATTTAG